GCGCGACCTGGCCACCGTCTACACCCCGCTGCACGGCGTGGGCCGCGACGTGCTGCTCGCCGCGTTCGCCACCGCCGGGTTCCCGGCGCCGGTCCTGGTCGCCGAACAGGCCGAGCCGGACCCGGACTTCCCCACCGTCGCGTTCCCCAACCCGGAGGAGCCGGGCGCGATGGACCTCGCCTTCGCCACCGCCCGCGCGGCCCGCCCGGACCTGGTGATCGCCAACGACCCGGACGCCGACCGCTGCGCCGTCGCCGTCCCCACCCCGGACGGCGACTGGCGGATGCTGCGCGGCGACGAGGTCGGCGCCCTGCTCGGCGCGGCCCTCGCCGCCAAGACCACCGACGGCGTGTTCGCCACCACCATCGTCTCCTCCACCCTGCTCGGCAGGATCGCCGCCGCGGCCGGGCTGGGCTACGCCGAGACGCTCACCGGCTTCAAGTGGATCGCCCGCACCGAGGACATCCGCTACGGCTACGAGGAGGCCCTCGGCTACTGCGTCGACCCGGACGGCGTCCGCGACAAGGACGGCATCACCGCCGCCCTCCAGATCGCCGAACTCGCCGCCGGCCTCAAGCGCGACGGCCGCACCCTCACCGACCTGCTCGACGACCTCGCCCTGGCCCACGGCCTGCACGCCACCGACCAGCTCTCCGTCCGGGTCGACGACCTCACCGTCATCACCGACGCGATGTCCACCCTCCGCGACAAGCCCCCGGTCGAACTCGCCGGCCTCACCGTCACCCGCGCCGACGACCTCACCACCGGCACCCCCGACCTCCCCCCCACCGACGGCCTCCGCTACCACCTCGACGGCCCCACCATCACCTCGGCCCGCATCGTGGTCCGCCCCTCCGGCACCGAGCCCAAGCTCAAGTGCTACCTCGAAGCCGTCCTCCCCGTCCCCACCCCGGCCGACCTCCCGGCCGCCCGCCGCCGCGCCCATTCCCTCCTCGACGCCCTCAAGCAGGACTTCGCCGCCGCGGCGGGGCTCGCCTGACCACACCTCAACTCCCCCGAGGGGCCCGGACGGTGTTGTCCGGGCCCCTCCGGCGTTCCACCCGACCGCCGGCACTACGATCGGTCCGCACCCGCACGGCCCGCCGCCCCGGAGCGTGGCCGCGAAGCCGCGGGGCCACGGAGAAGGGGAACGCCGATGGAACCGCTCTTCGCCGACGAACCAGAGCCGGACGACATCGACCGGCGACAGTCCGCGCTCCTCGACGCCGTCCGCCGCAGCGGGACCGTCAGCACCCCGGACGCCGACCTGTGGCGGGTCGACTGGGCGACCGGCGTCGACCTGGACCCCCGGATGGTGTGGCAACTCCGGGTCGGCCCCGTGGTGGCCACCGCCTGGGGCGAGGTCGACGGCCGACCGCTGCTCGCCACCGCCGTCGAGATCGAGGAACGGCCACCGGCCGACCCGAAGCAGCGGCGGCACCGGCTGGAGGTCCGGGACGTGCTGTCCGGCCGGGTCCGTACGGTGGACTGCGAAGTACCCGTCCGCGTCCTGGCATTCGCGCCCGACGTGTCGGAACCACTGCTGATCTCCGGACACGAGGACGACAGGGTGCGGATCTGGGAGCTCCCGGACCTCACGCACCGGCGGACGCTCGACGTCGAAGGACAGCCACACGCCCTGAAAGTCCTCGGCTCCGGTCGCGGCATCCATCTGCTGATCCGCAGTGGTCAGGGCCACCTCGGGCAGTGGGACCTGTCGACCGGCGCACCACTCCTCCTCCCACACCTGCCGCCCGTCTACGGGATCGGTGTCGGCACCCTCGCGGACGGAACGGTCGTGCTGCCCACCGAGAAGGCGGCCCTGCTGTGGAACCCGGATGACAACCGCGTACGGGAGCTCCCGGTTCCCGGCGAACTGCGACCGGTCCGAGGCGGAACCTCGTGGCGATCGGCAGGTCGGGACATGCTGACCGTCATCGACACGTATGCCACCCTCGCCAGCATCGACCTGACGTCCGGTCAGCACACGCTGCTCACGGCCCACTCGGACACCTTGGCAGACGGGCTGATGGCGGCCGTGGGACGGCCTGGCCCGTTCAGCAACCCGACCGTGACGGGGTCCACCCTCGCGGTACCGGTGAGGTGGCAGGTCCACCTCTGGGACGCACACACCATGCGCCCGCTCGGGGCACCTCTCACCGGCCCCGTCGCGCAGGCAGCCGCAGAGGCCGTCCGCTGGCAGGGGCGCGACCTCCTGCTGACCTCCTCCCAGCAGGACGGCGTGGTCGCGCTCTGGGACCTCGCCGTCCCGGTTGACCGCGAACCCGGCCACCGCCAGCGGCTGGCGGCCGTCACCGTCACCGAGCCGGACGGAGTGGTGGTCAGCGCCGACGAGGGCGGAACCCTGGTGGCGCGCCACGCGGCCGACGGCACCCTGCTCGCACCGCCCCTCGCCACGGACGTCAAGATCACCAAGGCCCTGGCCACCTGGACCGACGGCAGCCACCTGCACGCCGCGACCGGTTCCGGGCGCCTCCGCGCCGGCGATCCGCTCCTGTACCGCTGGAATCTGACTGCGGGCGGCCCCTCAGGTGCGCCAGTCCGGACCGACAACTCCTTCATCCACTGGATCGCTCATCAGCGCCTACGCATCGGCGATGCGCTGATCGTCCATGGGTACGAGGACATCTCGCTCGTGAACCCTTCCGACGGAGCGATCCTGGCCACCATCAACGACGCCACCGGACGGCTCTCCACCGGATTCGCCGTCGGCGCGGTCGATGGACGCGCGACCGCCGCGCTGTCGCCCCACCAGGAGCCGATCCGGCTTTACGACCTGGACGACCCGTCATCCGAACCGACGGTCCTACGAGGCACCGAGGGTCACCCGGCACTGGCACTCCTCGACGGCCGGCTCGTCACCGTCCGCACCGAACGTCCGACCCCTGACGGTGCCACCACCCTCCGCACCTGGCACCCCAGCGGCAGACCCGCGGGCCCGGAGATCGACGGCCCGGCCCCCGTCACCGCCGTGGCAGGCCGCACCTGGCCCCAGCTGTACGTGGCCCGCGCCGACCGCACCCTCACCGTCGTCGACCTGCGCACCGGCGAGCCCTCGGCCCGGCCCCTGCTGCTGCCCGGCCCCGCCACGTGCCTCGCAGCCACCTCCGACGGCGTGCTGGTCGGATTCGGCCAGGACCTCGCGCTCGTGCGTCCACCGGTCCGGGAAGGCAACTGAGAAGGCCGGGGCCGTTGTCGGCCATCGCGATCACGCCGTTCGCATTCACGTCGAACTGTCCTGCCAAGCAGGCAGGTTGGTTGTCGGAGAGTGGGGCGTGACCGGCGCACCCCTCGATCCGGGACGCCACTCGGTCGGACATGGCACGGCATGCCGCCGACACGCCTGCACCGCCCTGGGGCGGCGCCTCGAACGGAGCCGCTGCCCCAGGGGCGTCACACGCCGGTTTCCGTCAGTCCGGCAGCCGGAGCAGGATCGGCTTGCCGTCCAGATCCGTTTGCAGGGAACCGAACCCGGTCGGTGAGGCAGACACGAGGGGTCGGCCTTTCGAAGGGGCCACCACCACTCGCCCGAGATAGAAGGAGAACCACTCCGCCGGGGGTTCGTCGAAGGCGATCGCGCCGCTGAGTACCCCTCTCAGGAGCCAGCCCGGCCCTTCGCACCCGAGGAAGCAGACGGCGGTCATCTCTCGACGGCCCCATGCGGTCTCCGCCTCGATCTCGCACCGCAGTTCCGCACCGAAGCGTCCGTCCCGTTCCAGGAACCTGTTCTTCGGGTTGGATGTGTTCGACAGCAGCTTCGTACGGGCCCGGTCCCACGCGCCGGACCGCATCGCGTGGAACGCTTGCAACTGCAGGCCGCAGGAATCCCGCAGCACGGTGACCGACACGAGGTCGGAAGACGCTCTCGTGGCACCGAGCTGAACCTCGATGCCGTCCT
This is a stretch of genomic DNA from Kitasatospora fiedleri. It encodes these proteins:
- a CDS encoding DUF3710 domain-containing protein, whose amino-acid sequence is MRENGWQSTRLIDLGGLLIPDEDGIEVQLGATRASSDLVSVTVLRDSCGLQLQAFHAMRSGAWDRARTKLLSNTSNPKNRFLERDGRFGAELRCEIEAETAWGRREMTAVCFLGCEGPGWLLRGVLSGAIAFDEPPAEWFSFYLGRVVVAPSKGRPLVSASPTGFGSLQTDLDGKPILLRLPD
- a CDS encoding WD40 repeat domain-containing protein, whose protein sequence is MEPLFADEPEPDDIDRRQSALLDAVRRSGTVSTPDADLWRVDWATGVDLDPRMVWQLRVGPVVATAWGEVDGRPLLATAVEIEERPPADPKQRRHRLEVRDVLSGRVRTVDCEVPVRVLAFAPDVSEPLLISGHEDDRVRIWELPDLTHRRTLDVEGQPHALKVLGSGRGIHLLIRSGQGHLGQWDLSTGAPLLLPHLPPVYGIGVGTLADGTVVLPTEKAALLWNPDDNRVRELPVPGELRPVRGGTSWRSAGRDMLTVIDTYATLASIDLTSGQHTLLTAHSDTLADGLMAAVGRPGPFSNPTVTGSTLAVPVRWQVHLWDAHTMRPLGAPLTGPVAQAAAEAVRWQGRDLLLTSSQQDGVVALWDLAVPVDREPGHRQRLAAVTVTEPDGVVVSADEGGTLVARHAADGTLLAPPLATDVKITKALATWTDGSHLHAATGSGRLRAGDPLLYRWNLTAGGPSGAPVRTDNSFIHWIAHQRLRIGDALIVHGYEDISLVNPSDGAILATINDATGRLSTGFAVGAVDGRATAALSPHQEPIRLYDLDDPSSEPTVLRGTEGHPALALLDGRLVTVRTERPTPDGATTLRTWHPSGRPAGPEIDGPAPVTAVAGRTWPQLYVARADRTLTVVDLRTGEPSARPLLLPGPATCLAATSDGVLVGFGQDLALVRPPVREGN
- a CDS encoding phospho-sugar mutase, with the translated sequence MPKAPTTDLFDRARAWLAEDPDPQTRAELTALLAAAEGPEAESEERIAWSRLAERFAGRLQFGTAGLRGELGAGPMRMNRAVVIRAAAGLAAYLRKNPALGDLVVIGYDARHKSYDFALDTAAVVVGAGLRAALLPRALPTPVLAFAIRHLGAAAGVVVTASHNPPQDNGYKVYLGDGSQIVPPADAEIAAEIDALGALADVPRAEGGWEVLGDDVLAAYLARAAAVLDPAGPRDLATVYTPLHGVGRDVLLAAFATAGFPAPVLVAEQAEPDPDFPTVAFPNPEEPGAMDLAFATARAARPDLVIANDPDADRCAVAVPTPDGDWRMLRGDEVGALLGAALAAKTTDGVFATTIVSSTLLGRIAAAAGLGYAETLTGFKWIARTEDIRYGYEEALGYCVDPDGVRDKDGITAALQIAELAAGLKRDGRTLTDLLDDLALAHGLHATDQLSVRVDDLTVITDAMSTLRDKPPVELAGLTVTRADDLTTGTPDLPPTDGLRYHLDGPTITSARIVVRPSGTEPKLKCYLEAVLPVPTPADLPAARRRAHSLLDALKQDFAAAAGLA